A genomic region of Staphylococcus roterodami contains the following coding sequences:
- a CDS encoding prephenate dehydratase translates to MQLYYLGPKGTFSYLACRQCFSENEATFQPKSNLFEVIKSVADDNNSVGVVPIENSIEGTINIVADALAQQDVFAHGEIRLDINFALYGNGVDTLSDIKKVYSIAPAISQTTNYLHQHQFEYDYVDSTIQSLDKIENGVAAIAPLGSGEAYGYTPIDTHIEDYPHNVTRFLVIKNKQQFDQNATSLMFLITPMHDKPGLLASVLNTFALFNINLSWIESRPLKTQLGMYRFFVQADSAITTDIKKVITILETLDFKVELIGAFN, encoded by the coding sequence ATGCAATTATATTATTTAGGTCCTAAAGGAACATTTTCATATTTGGCTTGTCGCCAATGTTTTTCTGAAAATGAAGCAACTTTCCAACCGAAGTCAAACTTATTCGAAGTCATCAAATCAGTTGCAGATGATAATAACTCTGTTGGCGTTGTCCCTATAGAAAATTCTATTGAAGGGACGATTAATATTGTGGCTGACGCACTTGCCCAACAAGATGTCTTTGCACATGGTGAAATTCGTTTAGACATTAACTTTGCACTATACGGAAATGGTGTTGATACACTTTCTGATATTAAAAAAGTGTATTCTATTGCACCAGCGATTAGTCAAACAACGAATTATTTACATCAACATCAATTTGAGTATGATTATGTTGATAGTACTATTCAAAGTTTAGATAAAATTGAAAATGGTGTTGCAGCAATTGCACCTTTAGGTAGCGGCGAAGCATACGGTTATACACCTATCGATACGCATATTGAAGACTATCCACATAATGTGACTCGTTTTTTAGTCATTAAAAATAAGCAACAATTTGATCAAAATGCAACATCACTGATGTTTTTAATCACACCAATGCATGATAAACCTGGGTTATTGGCCAGTGTATTGAATACATTTGCTTTGTTTAATATTAATTTATCTTGGATAGAGTCTCGTCCATTAAAAACACAATTAGGTATGTATCGCTTTTTTGTTCAAGCTGACTCAGCAATTACAACAGATATAAAAAAAGTTATTACTATTTTAGAAACATTAGATTTCAAGGTAGAGCTAATTGGTGCTTTTAATTAA
- a CDS encoding SLC13 family permease, whose product MAYFNRYQLTTSKRYLTFFSTSKKKKPFSMGQLIGLILGPLLFLLTLVFFHPQDLPWKGVYVLAITLWIATWWITEAIPIAATSLLPIVLLPLGHILTPEQVSSEYGNDIIFLFLGGFILAIAMERWNLHTRVALTIINLIGASTSKILLGFMVATGFLSMFVSNTAAVMIMIPIGLAIIKEAHDLQEANTNQESIKKFETSLVLAIGYAGTIGGLGTLIGTPPLIILKGQYMQHFGHEISFAKWMIVGIPTVIILLGITWLYLRYVAFRHDLKYLPGGQKLIKQKLDELGKMKYEEKVVQTIFVLASLLWITREFLLKKWDVTSAVADGTIAIFISILLFIIPAKNSEKHRRIIDWEVAKELPWGVLILFGGGLALAKGISQSGLAKWLGEQLKSLNGVSPIIIVIVITIFVLFLTEVTSNTATATMILPILATLSVAVGVHPLLLMAPAAMAANCAYMLPVGTPPNAIVFGSGKISIKQMASVGFWVNLISAIIIILVVYYVMPIVLGIDINQPLPLK is encoded by the coding sequence ATGGCTTATTTTAATCGATATCAATTAACGACTTCAAAAAGGTATTTAACTTTCTTTTCAACATCAAAGAAAAAGAAACCATTTAGTATGGGACAACTTATTGGGCTAATATTAGGACCATTGCTTTTTCTTTTAACTTTAGTGTTCTTTCATCCACAAGACTTACCTTGGAAAGGTGTTTATGTATTAGCAATCACATTATGGATCGCAACATGGTGGATTACGGAAGCGATACCAATTGCAGCGACAAGTTTATTGCCAATTGTGTTGTTGCCATTGGGACACATACTTACACCAGAACAGGTATCATCTGAATATGGTAATGATATTATCTTTTTATTTTTAGGTGGATTTATATTAGCAATCGCTATGGAAAGATGGAACTTACATACGAGAGTAGCTTTAACAATTATTAATTTAATTGGCGCGAGCACTTCGAAAATATTACTTGGATTTATGGTTGCAACGGGATTTTTATCAATGTTTGTATCGAATACCGCAGCTGTAATGATTATGATTCCTATTGGTTTAGCAATAATTAAAGAGGCGCATGATTTGCAAGAGGCAAATACGAATCAAGAAAGTATTAAAAAATTTGAAACATCATTAGTTTTAGCAATTGGCTATGCTGGTACAATTGGCGGATTAGGTACACTTATCGGAACGCCGCCGCTAATTATTTTAAAAGGGCAATATATGCAACATTTTGGACATGAAATTAGTTTTGCGAAATGGATGATTGTAGGAATTCCGACAGTCATTATTTTATTAGGTATTACATGGCTTTACTTAAGGTATGTTGCATTTAGACATGACTTAAAATATTTACCTGGTGGTCAGAAGTTAATTAAACAAAAGTTAGATGAGCTTGGAAAGATGAAGTATGAAGAAAAAGTAGTACAAACCATTTTTGTCCTTGCCAGTTTATTATGGATTACAAGGGAATTTCTATTGAAAAAATGGGATGTTACATCGGCTGTAGCAGATGGTACGATAGCTATCTTTATTTCAATATTATTATTTATTATTCCAGCTAAAAATAGTGAAAAGCATCGACGTATTATTGACTGGGAAGTAGCAAAAGAGCTTCCTTGGGGAGTATTAATTTTATTTGGTGGCGGTCTAGCATTAGCAAAAGGGATTTCACAAAGTGGTTTGGCAAAATGGTTAGGTGAACAGTTGAAATCATTAAATGGTGTCAGCCCGATTATTATCGTAATAGTCATTACTATTTTTGTTTTATTTTTAACTGAAGTAACATCTAATACTGCTACGGCAACGATGATTTTACCAATTTTAGCAACATTATCTGTAGCTGTGGGTGTTCATCCATTGTTATTAATGGCGCCAGCAGCAATGGCGGCCAATTGTGCATACATGTTACCAGTTGGAACACCGCCTAACGCGATCGTATTTGGTTCGGGGAAAATTTCTATTAAACAAATGGCATCTGTAGGATTTTGGGTAAACTTAATTAGTGCGATTATCATTATATTAGTTGTTTATTATGTTATGCCGATAGTTTTAGGTATTGATATAAATCAACCATTGCCTTTGAAATAG
- a CDS encoding glycoside hydrolase family 55 protein produces the protein MHINAKDFGLTGHNKKKDTRAIQRALNYGYRQQTTVYIPKGTYNICKPLTIYGNTTLVLDNETILRRCNSGTLLKNGHRYGFYRGYNGNSHIHIKGGTFDMNGVDYPYNNTAMCMGHAEDIQLIGVTIKNVVSGHALDACGIDGLYIKDCSFEGFVDYSGERFYSEAIQLDIQVPGAFPKFGTTDGTITKNVIIDHCYFGPSELNEMGSWNRAIGSHASRHNCYYDNVHIINNTFEGIQGYALTPLKYKDTYIINNRFIDCQGGIRYLGVRDGKNAADVLTGKDLGSQAGINMNIIGNEFSGPMEKDAIHVRNYNNVKHKDVLIVGNKFNNPLQTIHLEDIDRVFLSPVEADIKVTTINVSDIKKESGYK, from the coding sequence ATGCATATTAATGCGAAAGATTTTGGATTAACTGGTCATAATAAAAAGAAAGATACACGAGCAATACAACGTGCACTAAACTACGGTTATCGCCAGCAGACAACAGTGTATATACCAAAAGGTACATATAACATTTGTAAACCATTGACAATATACGGTAATACAACATTAGTGCTGGATAATGAAACGATATTACGACGTTGTAATTCTGGAACACTATTAAAGAATGGACATCGTTATGGATTTTACAGAGGTTATAACGGCAACAGCCATATTCATATTAAAGGAGGAACATTTGATATGAATGGTGTGGATTATCCTTACAATAACACGGCCATGTGTATGGGTCATGCAGAAGACATTCAATTAATTGGCGTGACAATTAAGAATGTGGTTAGTGGTCATGCTCTTGATGCTTGTGGTATCGATGGACTTTATATCAAAGATTGTTCGTTTGAAGGATTCGTAGATTACAGTGGCGAACGTTTTTACTCTGAAGCGATACAGCTAGATATTCAAGTACCTGGTGCTTTTCCGAAATTCGGAACTACAGATGGCACGATTACTAAAAATGTCATAATTGATCACTGTTATTTTGGACCTTCGGAATTGAATGAAATGGGGAGCTGGAATCGGGCTATTGGCTCACATGCAAGTAGACATAATTGTTACTACGATAATGTTCACATTATTAATAATACATTTGAAGGCATACAAGGCTATGCATTGACACCTTTAAAATACAAAGATACGTACATTATTAATAATAGATTTATCGATTGCCAAGGAGGAATAAGATATCTAGGAGTAAGAGATGGTAAAAATGCAGCGGATGTATTAACTGGAAAAGATTTAGGATCACAGGCTGGTATAAATATGAATATCATTGGAAATGAATTTTCAGGACCAATGGAAAAAGATGCTATACATGTACGCAATTACAATAACGTAAAACATAAAGATGTTCTAATAGTAGGTAATAAATTTAATAACCCCTTGCAGACGATACATTTAGAAGATATTGATAGAGTTTTTTTAAGTCCAGTTGAAGCGGATATTAAAGTGACAACAATCAATGTCAGTGATATAAAAAAAGAAAGTGGATATAAATAG
- a CDS encoding cysteine hydrolase, protein MTHRALLVVDYSYDFIADDGLLTCGKPGQNIEDFIVSRINDFNYYQDHIFFLMDLHYLHDIHHPESKLFPPHNIVETRGRELYGKVGKLYETIKAQSNVHFIDKTRYDSFFGTPLDSLLRERSINQVEIVGVCTDICVLHTAISAYNLGYKISVPAEGVASFNQKGHEWALAHFKNSLGAEVEQHV, encoded by the coding sequence ATGACACATCGCGCACTATTAGTTGTTGACTATTCATATGATTTTATCGCAGACGATGGCTTACTTACTTGTGGTAAACCTGGACAAAATATAGAAGATTTTATTGTTTCTCGTATCAATGATTTTAATTATTATCAAGACCATATATTCTTTTTAATGGATTTACATTATTTACATGACATTCATCATCCTGAAAGTAAATTATTCCCACCACACAATATAGTAGAAACTCGTGGCAGAGAATTATACGGTAAAGTTGGTAAATTATATGAAACAATCAAAGCGCAATCTAATGTACATTTCATTGATAAAACCCGCTATGATTCGTTCTTTGGTACCCCACTTGATAGTTTATTGAGAGAAAGAAGTATTAATCAAGTAGAAATCGTTGGCGTATGTACTGATATTTGTGTATTACACACAGCAATTTCTGCATACAATCTAGGCTATAAAATTTCGGTACCTGCTGAGGGTGTAGCTTCATTTAATCAAAAAGGGCATGAATGGGCACTTGCACATTTTAAAAACTCATTAGGTGCAGAGGTAGAACAACACGTTTAA
- a CDS encoding manganese-dependent inorganic pyrophosphatase, which translates to MAKTYIFGHKNPDTDAISSAIIMAEFEQLRGNSGAKAYRLGDVSAETQFALDKFNVPAPELLTDDLDGQDVILVDHNEFQQSSDTIASATIKHVIDHHRIANFETAGPLCYRAEPVGCTATILYKMFRERGFEIKPEIAGLMLSAIISDSLLFKSPTCTQQDVKAAEELKDIAKVDIQKYGLDMLKAGASTTDKSVEFLLNMDAKSFTMGDYVTRIAQVNAVDLDEVLNRKEDLEREMLAVSAQEKYDLFVLVVTDIINSDSKILVVGAEKDKVGEAFNVQLEDDMAFLSGVVSRKKQIVPQITEALTK; encoded by the coding sequence ATGGCTAAAACATATATTTTCGGACATAAAAATCCAGACACTGATGCAATTTCATCTGCGATTATTATGGCAGAATTTGAACAACTTAGAGGCAATTCAGGTGCTAAAGCATACCGCTTAGGTGATGTGAGTGCAGAAACTCAATTTGCTTTAGATAAATTTAATGTTCCTGCTCCAGAATTACTAACGGATGATTTAGATGGTCAAGATGTTATTTTAGTTGACCATAATGAATTCCAACAAAGTTCAGATACGATTGCATCTGCTACAATTAAACATGTAATTGATCATCACAGAATTGCAAATTTCGAAACTGCTGGTCCTTTATGTTATCGTGCTGAACCTGTTGGTTGTACAGCTACAATCCTTTACAAAATGTTCAGAGAACGTGGCTTTGAAATTAAACCAGAAATTGCTGGTTTAATGTTATCAGCAATTATCTCAGATAGTCTACTTTTCAAATCACCAACATGTACACAACAAGATGTTAAGGCAGCTGAAGAATTAAAAGATATCGCTAAAGTTGATATTCAAAAATACGGCTTAGATATGTTAAAAGCAGGTGCTTCAACAACTGACAAATCAGTTGAATTCTTATTAAATATGGATGCTAAATCATTCACTATGGGTGATTACGTGACACGTATTGCACAAGTAAATGCAGTTGACCTTGACGAAGTGTTAAATCGCAAAGAAGATTTAGAACGAGAAATGCTTGCTGTCAGTGCTCAAGAAAAATACGACTTATTCGTACTTGTTGTAACTGATATTATTAATAGTGATTCTAAAATTTTAGTTGTAGGTGCTGAAAAAGATAAAGTCGGTGAGGCATTCAATGTTCAATTAGAAGATGACATGGCCTTCTTATCTGGTGTAGTTTCTCGTAAAAAACAAATCGTACCTCAAATCACTGAAGCATTAACAAAATAA
- a CDS encoding aldehyde dehydrogenase: MNSIEQTFYNNKAFFNTQQTKDVNFRKQQLKKLSKAIKSYEHDILEALFQDLGKNKVEAYATEIGITLKSIKNARKELKNWTKTKNVDTPLYLFPTKSYIKKEPYGTVLIIAPFNYPFQLVFEPLIGAIAAGNTAIIKPSELTPNVANVIKRLINDTFDANYIEVIEGGIEETQTLIHLPFDYIFFTGSENVGKVVYQAASQNLVPVTLEMGGKSPVIVDETANIKVASERICFGKFTNAGQTCVAPDYILVHESVKDDLITALSKTLREFYGQNIQQSSDYGRIVNLKHYHRLTTLLNDAQMNIVFGGHSDEDARYIEPTLLDNVTSDAAIMQEEIFGPILPILTYQSFDEAINFIHQRPKPLSLYLFSEDENATQRVLNELSFGGGAINDTLMQLANPNLPFGGVGTSGMGRYHGKYSFDTFTHEKSYIFKSTRLESGLHLPPYKGKFKYIKAFFKN, translated from the coding sequence ATGAATAGTATCGAGCAAACATTTTACAATAATAAAGCCTTTTTCAATACACAACAGACAAAAGATGTTAATTTTCGTAAACAACAGTTAAAAAAATTAAGTAAAGCCATCAAATCATATGAACATGATATTTTAGAGGCATTATTTCAAGATTTGGGTAAAAATAAAGTTGAAGCATATGCCACAGAAATCGGTATTACTTTAAAAAGTATCAAAAATGCACGTAAAGAACTTAAAAATTGGACTAAAACTAAAAATGTAGACACACCCTTATATTTATTTCCAACCAAAAGTTATATCAAAAAAGAACCTTATGGAACAGTACTAATTATTGCGCCTTTCAATTATCCTTTCCAATTAGTATTTGAACCACTTATAGGAGCAATTGCTGCTGGAAACACAGCCATCATTAAACCGTCTGAATTAACACCAAATGTTGCCAACGTTATAAAACGTTTAATCAATGATACATTTGATGCAAATTACATCGAAGTTATTGAAGGTGGGATTGAAGAAACACAAACTTTAATTCATTTACCCTTTGACTATATCTTCTTTACAGGAAGTGAAAATGTAGGGAAAGTGGTTTATCAAGCTGCAAGTCAAAATTTAGTGCCAGTAACATTAGAAATGGGTGGAAAATCTCCTGTTATTGTAGATGAAACAGCCAATATTAAAGTTGCAAGTGAGCGAATTTGTTTTGGTAAATTCACAAATGCAGGACAAACATGTGTCGCACCAGATTATATTTTAGTCCACGAATCTGTGAAAGATGACTTAATAACAGCCCTATCCAAAACATTGCGTGAATTTTATGGTCAAAATATTCAACAAAGTTCAGATTATGGACGCATTGTAAATCTAAAACACTATCATCGTCTTACTACCTTACTTAATGATGCGCAAATGAATATTGTATTTGGTGGTCATAGCGATGAAGATGCACGCTACATTGAGCCAACATTGTTAGATAATGTCACTAGTGATGCAGCAATTATGCAAGAAGAAATATTCGGTCCAATCTTACCGATTTTAACTTATCAATCATTTGATGAAGCTATTAATTTTATACATCAAAGACCTAAACCTTTAAGTCTTTATTTATTTAGTGAAGATGAAAATGCAACACAACGTGTATTAAATGAGTTGTCGTTTGGTGGTGGTGCTATTAATGACACATTGATGCAATTAGCAAATCCTAATTTACCATTTGGTGGTGTTGGTACATCAGGTATGGGACGTTATCATGGTAAATATTCATTTGATACCTTTACTCATGAAAAAAGTTACATTTTCAAATCTACTCGATTAGAATCTGGGCTACATTTACCACCGTACAAAGGTAAATTCAAATACATTAAAGCTTTCTTTAAAAATTAG
- a CDS encoding lactonase family protein gives MTQGYIGSYTKKNGKGIYHFNLNEDQSRIDLLETGFELEASTYLVRNNHFLYGITKEGEQCGIASLKIDGNGKLSLLNKCLPSTAGTGCYVSLSEDKQYLFEAVYGAGIIRMYELDQNTGEVVRLVQELTHDFQTGSHERQDKPHAHYINQTPDGKYVAVTDLGADRIVTYTFDENGFEFYSQSQFKDSDGTRHIEFHNNGKYAYVVHELSNTVSVTKYHEGKFEEVERHLTIPENFAGDTKLAAVRLSHDQRFLYVSNRGHDSIAIFKVLENGQHLELVTITESGGEFPRDFNITSSDKFLVCAHEQGDSVVTVFERSKETGEISLCDSSQKAPEGVCVIF, from the coding sequence ATGACACAAGGATATATCGGTTCATATACTAAAAAGAACGGCAAAGGAATTTATCATTTTAATTTAAATGAAGACCAGTCACGTATAGATTTATTAGAAACAGGATTTGAATTAGAAGCATCTACATATTTAGTACGTAATAATCATTTTTTATACGGAATCACTAAAGAAGGTGAGCAATGTGGTATTGCAAGCTTAAAAATTGATGGAAATGGCAAATTAAGTTTGTTAAACAAATGTTTACCTTCAACAGCTGGGACAGGTTGTTATGTATCACTTTCAGAAGATAAGCAATACTTATTTGAAGCAGTATACGGCGCTGGAATTATACGCATGTATGAATTAGACCAAAATACAGGTGAAGTCGTACGCTTGGTTCAAGAACTTACACATGATTTTCAAACCGGTTCACATGAAAGACAAGACAAGCCACACGCACATTATATTAATCAAACGCCAGATGGTAAGTATGTTGCTGTAACGGATTTAGGTGCAGATAGAATTGTTACTTATACATTTGATGAAAATGGCTTTGAATTTTACAGCCAATCTCAATTTAAAGACAGTGATGGTACAAGACATATTGAATTTCATAATAATGGAAAATATGCATATGTTGTGCATGAATTATCAAATACTGTAAGTGTGACTAAGTATCATGAAGGCAAATTTGAAGAGGTGGAACGTCATTTAACAATTCCTGAAAACTTTGCTGGAGATACTAAACTGGCAGCAGTAAGACTGTCCCATGATCAACGATTTTTATATGTATCAAATAGAGGACATGATAGTATTGCGATTTTTAAAGTACTTGAAAATGGTCAACACTTAGAACTAGTAACGATTACTGAAAGTGGAGGAGAATTCCCAAGAGACTTTAATATTACATCATCAGATAAGTTTCTAGTTTGTGCACATGAACAAGGAGATTCAGTCGTTACTGTGTTTGAAAGAAGTAAAGAGACTGGCGAAATTTCGCTATGTGATAGTAGTCAGAAAGCTCCTGAAGGTGTATGTGTTATATTTTAA
- the blaI gene encoding penicillinase repressor BlaI has protein sequence MANKQVEISMAEWDVMNIIWNKKSVSANEIVVEIQKNKEVSDKTIRTLITRLYKKEIIKRYKYNNIYFYSSIIKEDDIKMKTAKTFLNKLYGGDMKSLVLNFAKNEELNNKEIEELRDILNDISKK, from the coding sequence ATGGCCAATAAGCAAGTTGAAATATCTATGGCTGAATGGGATGTTATGAATATAATATGGAATAAAAAATCAGTATCAGCTAATGAAATTGTAGTTGAGATTCAAAAAAATAAAGAAGTTAGCGATAAGACGATTAGAACATTAATTACAAGACTATATAAAAAAGAGATTATAAAACGATATAAATATAATAATATTTATTTTTACTCATCAATTATTAAAGAAGATGATATTAAAATGAAAACTGCTAAAACCTTTCTTAATAAATTGTATGGAGGGGATATGAAAAGTTTAGTGCTTAATTTTGCGAAAAATGAAGAATTAAATAACAAAGAAATTGAAGAATTGCGAGACATTTTAAATGATATTAGTAAAAAATAA
- the blaR1 gene encoding beta-lactam sensor/signal transducer BlaR1, whose amino-acid sequence MAKLLIMSIVSFCFIFLLLLFFRYILKRYFNYMLNYKVWYLTLLAGLIPFIPIKFSFFKFNNLNNQEPTVESNSHNLNPNINTTKPVHEFTTDIYKFNWDSIDNICTVIWIVLVIILSFKFLNSLLYLKYLKKQSLYLNEKEKDKINKILFNHQYKRNIVIRKAESIHSPITFWYGKYIILIPSLYFKSINDKKLKYIILHEYAHAKNRDTLHLIIFHIFSIAMSYNPLIQIVKRKMIHDNEVEADRFVLNNINKNEFKSYAEAIMDSVLKTSFFNKNILSHSFNGKKSLLKRRLINIKEGNLKKQSKLILIFICIFTFFIMIIQSQFLMGQSLTDYNYKKPLQSDYQILDESKNFGSNSGSFVMYSMKKDKYYIYNEKESRKRYSPDSTYKIYLALFGLDRHIISDKNSRMSWNHNHYPFDSWNKGQDLNTAIQNSVNWYFERISNQLSKNYTSDQLKQLNYGNKNLGSYKAYWLEDSLKISNLEQVIVLKNMMEQNNHFSKNEKKQLSSSLLIRKNENYELYGKTGTGIVNGKYNNGWFVGYVITNHDKYYFSTHLSDEKASGENAKFINEKILKEMGVLNGQ is encoded by the coding sequence ATGGCTAAGTTATTAATAATGAGCATAGTAAGCTTTTGTTTTATATTTTTATTGTTATTATTTTTTAGGTACATATTAAAACGCTATTTTAATTATATGTTAAATTATAAAGTTTGGTATCTAACTCTTCTTGCAGGATTAATTCCTTTCATCCCTATTAAATTCTCTTTTTTTAAATTTAATAATTTGAATAATCAAGAGCCCACAGTTGAAAGTAATTCACACAATTTGAATCCTAACATAAATACCACTAAACCTGTTCATGAGTTTACAACAGACATCTATAAGTTTAATTGGGATTCAATAGATAATATCTGCACAGTTATTTGGATAGTTTTAGTTATTATTTTAAGTTTTAAATTTTTAAATTCTTTATTATATCTTAAGTATTTAAAGAAACAGTCACTTTATCTAAATGAAAAAGAAAAAGATAAAATAAACAAGATACTTTTCAATCATCAATATAAAAGAAATATTGTGATTCGAAAAGCAGAATCTATTCATTCTCCAATAACTTTTTGGTATGGAAAATATATTATTTTGATTCCCAGTTTATATTTTAAAAGTATAAATGACAAAAAACTAAAATATATAATATTGCACGAGTATGCTCATGCTAAAAACAGAGATACTTTGCATTTAATTATCTTTCATATTTTTTCTATTGCTATGAGTTATAATCCACTAATACAAATTGTAAAAAGAAAGATGATTCATGACAATGAAGTAGAAGCCGATAGATTTGTCCTTAATAATATTAACAAAAATGAATTTAAGTCTTATGCGGAAGCTATTATGGATTCCGTATTAAAAACCTCATTTTTCAACAAAAATATATTAAGCCATTCATTTAATGGTAAAAAATCATTACTCAAAAGAAGATTAATTAATATAAAAGAAGGCAATCTGAAGAAGCAGTCAAAATTAATTCTAATTTTTATTTGTATTTTTACTTTTTTTATCATGATAATTCAAAGCCAGTTTTTAATGGGGCAATCCTTAACTGATTATAATTATAAAAAGCCCTTACAAAGCGATTACCAAATTTTAGATGAAAGTAAAAATTTTGGTTCAAATAGTGGATCTTTCGTTATGTACAGCATGAAGAAAGACAAATACTATATTTATAATGAAAAAGAAAGTAGAAAAAGATATTCTCCTGATTCAACTTACAAAATTTATTTAGCACTGTTTGGACTTGACCGTCATATTATAAGTGATAAAAATTCACGTATGTCATGGAATCATAATCATTATCCTTTCGATTCTTGGAATAAGGGTCAAGATTTAAATACGGCAATACAAAACTCAGTTAATTGGTACTTCGAACGTATTAGTAATCAATTATCAAAGAATTATACTTCTGATCAACTCAAGCAATTAAATTATGGTAATAAAAATTTGGGAAGTTATAAAGCCTATTGGTTGGAAGATAGTTTGAAAATATCTAATCTTGAACAAGTAATAGTTTTAAAAAATATGATGGAACAAAATAACCATTTTAGTAAAAATGAAAAGAAACAATTATCTTCTTCGTTATTGATTAGAAAAAATGAAAATTATGAATTGTATGGGAAAACAGGTACAGGTATAGTAAACGGGAAATATAATAATGGGTGGTTTGTAGGTTACGTAATTACAAATCATGATAAGTATTATTTTTCTACACATTTATCAGATGAAAAAGCCTCTGGTGAAAATGCTAAATTCATAAATGAAAAAATATTAAAAGAAATGGGTGTTTTAAATGGCCAATAA
- a CDS encoding YolD-like family protein, with translation MIPNPNAPDEYKYETDYRKIPRKYLNPKIPQGRGKIKWQAFATLPQQFEILEQIIKDQNKIEKPLLTHDSLDNLDQIFQIKIQNDELCTISYWEDGNISKYTGKILKKDEISNTFSFSDTNNNIYNLNNANVCSIT, from the coding sequence ATGATTCCAAATCCTAATGCGCCAGATGAATATAAATATGAAACTGATTATAGAAAAATACCAAGAAAATATTTAAACCCTAAAATCCCTCAAGGGCGTGGAAAAATCAAATGGCAAGCTTTTGCGACTCTCCCGCAACAGTTTGAAATTTTAGAACAAATTATAAAGGATCAAAATAAAATAGAAAAACCATTGCTAACACATGATTCATTAGATAATTTAGATCAGATTTTTCAAATAAAAATTCAAAATGATGAGTTATGTACAATCTCATATTGGGAAGACGGTAACATTTCAAAATATACAGGAAAAATTTTAAAAAAGGATGAAATTAGTAATACATTTTCCTTTTCTGATACTAACAATAATATATATAATTTAAATAATGCTAACGTTTGTAGTATCACTTAA
- a CDS encoding DUF6262 family protein — translation MEKFNRQEQLKQLHAERKVKTEKKVDKAINDLVQKNKEINFNIVSKHSKVSKATLYKNNKIRKKIEKLREQNREIFVHKNKNDGKDALISSLKRKVNSLEKEKKMLKEEISVLYSRLYEDI, via the coding sequence ATGGAAAAATTTAATAGACAAGAACAATTAAAACAGTTGCATGCAGAACGAAAAGTTAAAACCGAGAAAAAAGTTGATAAAGCAATAAATGATTTAGTTCAAAAAAATAAAGAAATTAACTTTAACATCGTTTCTAAACATTCAAAAGTTTCGAAAGCTACATTATATAAAAATAATAAAATTCGAAAGAAAATAGAGAAGTTACGTGAACAAAACAGAGAAATATTTGTTCATAAAAATAAAAATGACGGTAAAGATGCGTTAATCTCCTCTTTAAAAAGAAAAGTAAATTCTTTAGAAAAAGAGAAAAAAATGTTGAAAGAAGAAATTAGCGTTTTATATTCTAGGCTGTATGAGGATATTTAA